In a single window of the Niabella ginsenosidivorans genome:
- the sucD gene encoding succinate--CoA ligase subunit alpha yields MAVLVNKDSKVLVQGFTGTEGTFHATQMIEYGTNVVGGVTPGKGGSTHLERPVFNTVAECVNATGANVSIIFVPPAFAADAIMEAADAGIALVVCITEGIPVQDMVAVKNFLQSTATRLIGPNCPGVITAGECKVGIMPGFVFKQGRVGIVSKSGTLTYEAADQVAKAGLGISTAIGIGGDPIIGTTTREAVELFMQDDETDAIVMIGEIGGGMEAEAARWIKENGNKKPVVGFIAGQTAPPGRRMGHAGAIVGGADDTAAAKMKIMGECGIHVVSSPADIGKTMAEVIKK; encoded by the coding sequence ATGGCAGTTTTAGTTAATAAGGATTCTAAAGTATTGGTGCAGGGGTTTACAGGTACGGAAGGTACGTTCCATGCTACGCAAATGATAGAATACGGGACAAACGTTGTGGGTGGTGTAACACCTGGTAAAGGTGGCAGCACGCATCTGGAACGCCCTGTATTTAATACTGTTGCGGAGTGTGTCAATGCCACCGGGGCTAATGTAAGCATCATCTTTGTACCGCCGGCCTTTGCGGCGGATGCTATTATGGAGGCCGCGGACGCAGGCATTGCGTTGGTTGTGTGCATTACAGAAGGGATCCCTGTTCAGGATATGGTGGCGGTAAAAAACTTTCTGCAATCGACTGCCACAAGGCTGATCGGCCCCAACTGTCCGGGTGTGATCACTGCGGGAGAATGTAAAGTAGGGATTATGCCGGGATTTGTTTTTAAGCAAGGCCGTGTAGGTATTGTTTCCAAATCCGGAACGCTTACTTATGAAGCTGCCGACCAGGTTGCCAAAGCAGGACTGGGCATCAGCACGGCTATCGGTATTGGCGGAGACCCGATCATTGGTACTACTACCCGGGAAGCCGTTGAACTATTTATGCAGGATGATGAAACAGATGCCATTGTAATGATTGGTGAAATTGGTGGTGGAATGGAAGCCGAAGCTGCCCGATGGATAAAAGAAAATGGCAATAAAAAGCCGGTTGTTGGTTTTATTGCCGGGCAAACAGCTCCTCCCGGCCGCCGGATGGGACATGCAGGCGCCATTGTGGGGGGTGCGGATGATACCGCTGCTGCAAAAATGAAGATCATGGGTGAGTGCGGCATACATGTGGTAAGCAGCCCGGCAGATATTGGTAAAACGATGGCTGAAGTAATAAAGAAATAA
- a CDS encoding radical SAM protein gives MPVRPYTYYDFTISLCSTCLKRVDAKIVFENDRVYMLKNCREHGFEKVLIATDIPYYKNIRNYNKPSETPLRFNTETHYGCPYDCGLCTDHEQHSCLTVVEITDRCNLTCPTCYAMSSPHYGRHRTVEEVNRMLDIVVANEGQPDVVQISGGEPTVHPDFFEILNIAKSKPIKHLMVNTNGVRIAKDKEFVKRLAGYMPDFEIYLQFDSFKPEALINLRGKDLLGVRMKALEHLNALNLSTTLVVTLQQGVNDDEIGAIIDYALQQPCVRGVTFQPVQVAGRTEHFDPAVNRITMTDVRQKILEQTTVFNANDLIPVPCNPDALVMGYALKLNNQVFPLTRYIDPAQLLDNSRNTIIYEQDDALKEKMINIFSTGISVDRVEENMNQLLCCLPQIQAPGLTYNNLFRIIIMRFIDAYDFDVRAIKKSCVHIVHKDGRLIPFETMNLFYRDEKEQYVKQLQNSIEETLV, from the coding sequence ATGCCGGTACGCCCCTACACATACTATGATTTTACCATAAGCCTTTGCAGCACCTGTTTAAAAAGAGTGGATGCCAAGATCGTTTTTGAAAATGACAGGGTCTATATGCTCAAGAACTGCAGGGAGCATGGGTTTGAAAAAGTGCTGATTGCTACAGATATACCCTATTACAAAAATATCCGCAACTATAATAAGCCTTCTGAAACGCCGCTCCGCTTCAACACGGAAACACACTATGGCTGCCCGTATGACTGCGGCCTCTGTACAGATCATGAACAGCACAGTTGCCTGACGGTGGTGGAAATAACGGATCGCTGTAATCTTACCTGTCCTACCTGCTATGCTATGAGCAGCCCGCATTATGGCCGGCACAGAACAGTAGAAGAAGTAAACCGCATGCTGGATATTGTTGTGGCTAATGAGGGACAGCCGGATGTGGTGCAGATCAGTGGCGGAGAGCCTACGGTGCATCCTGATTTTTTTGAGATACTGAATATTGCCAAATCAAAGCCCATTAAGCATTTAATGGTCAATACCAACGGGGTCCGCATTGCCAAGGATAAGGAGTTTGTAAAACGGCTGGCGGGTTATATGCCGGACTTTGAAATTTACCTGCAATTTGATTCTTTTAAACCGGAGGCGCTGATCAACCTGCGGGGGAAAGACCTGCTGGGAGTGCGCATGAAGGCACTGGAGCATTTGAATGCCCTGAATTTATCCACTACCCTGGTGGTGACCCTGCAACAAGGCGTGAACGATGATGAAATAGGTGCCATTATTGACTATGCACTGCAACAGCCCTGTGTGCGGGGCGTTACCTTTCAGCCGGTGCAGGTAGCGGGGCGGACAGAGCATTTTGACCCGGCGGTGAACCGGATCACGATGACCGATGTGCGGCAAAAGATACTGGAGCAGACAACGGTCTTTAATGCCAACGACCTGATCCCCGTACCCTGTAACCCGGATGCCTTGGTAATGGGCTATGCATTAAAGCTGAATAACCAGGTGTTCCCGTTAACGCGTTATATAGACCCGGCACAGCTGCTGGATAATTCCAGGAACACGATCATCTATGAGCAGGACGATGCGTTAAAGGAAAAAATGATCAATATATTCAGCACCGGTATTTCGGTAGATCGCGTAGAGGAGAACATGAACCAGTTGTTGTGCTGCCTGCCGCAGATACAGGCACCAGGGCTTACCTATAATAATTTATTCCGCATCATTATTATGCGGTTTATTGATGCCTATGATTTTGATGTGCGGGCAATTAAAAAAAGCTGTGTGCATATTGTGCATAAAGACGGCCGCCTGATTCCTTTTGAAACCATGAACCTGTTTTACAGGGATGAGAAGGAACAATATGTAAAGCAATTGCAGAATAGTATTGAAGAAACGCTGGTCTGA
- a CDS encoding prolipoprotein diacylglyceryl transferase produces the protein MNFPVYLHIGTHKILLHMVTEIAAFFIAFRYYLYLRRKKGDAISGLHRLYILLGATLGALLGSRLLGGLEDPIALQRSTSPLLYLYANKTIVGGFLGGLAGVELAKKAVGEKQRSGDLYVYPILLGLVIGRIGCFSMGVYEETYGLPTTAFTGMDLGDGLMRHPVALYEIGFLVVLWWLIRWASRRYPLDNGALFKLFMVGYLVFRFLLDFIKPHYTWAIGLSSIQVACLLGLLYYIRFIIHPKKLLTTDAGTPLHIL, from the coding sequence TTGAATTTCCCGGTCTACCTGCATATCGGTACGCATAAGATCCTGTTACATATGGTAACGGAGATTGCTGCTTTTTTTATAGCGTTTAGATATTATCTCTATCTACGCAGAAAAAAGGGCGATGCTATCTCCGGCCTGCACCGGCTGTATATTTTACTGGGTGCCACACTGGGCGCCTTGCTGGGGTCGCGCCTTCTGGGCGGGCTGGAAGACCCCATAGCCTTACAACGCAGCACTTCCCCGCTGCTATACCTGTATGCCAACAAAACCATTGTGGGTGGCTTTTTGGGTGGACTGGCCGGGGTAGAACTGGCTAAAAAAGCAGTAGGTGAAAAACAACGAAGTGGCGACCTGTATGTTTATCCAATTCTTCTTGGGCTGGTCATTGGCCGTATTGGTTGTTTTAGTATGGGCGTGTATGAGGAAACCTATGGACTACCTACTACCGCATTTACCGGCATGGATCTGGGTGATGGGCTGATGCGCCACCCGGTGGCACTCTATGAGATCGGTTTCCTGGTGGTGTTATGGTGGCTGATCCGGTGGGCGTCTCGCCGCTACCCACTGGATAACGGGGCCCTGTTTAAGCTTTTTATGGTCGGGTACCTTGTATTCCGTTTTTTGCTGGACTTTATAAAACCGCACTATACCTGGGCTATCGGGTTATCATCCATTCAGGTAGCTTGTTTGCTGGGATTATTGTATTATATTCGGTTTATTATTCATCCTAAAAAATTGCTGACTACTGATGCCGGTACGCCCCTACACATACTATGA
- a CDS encoding MerC domain-containing protein translates to MQYKRLKINYDQLGIFTSIACAIHCTLLPLLISSLPFLGIDILENKAIEWGMILLALVFGFVSLYHGYLHHHGSYKPLVLFGCGFLFLILNQVWEEAFVYLFIPLSALFIISAHLLNIYYCRNCTRKKSGKTKES, encoded by the coding sequence ATGCAGTACAAGCGCTTAAAAATAAATTACGACCAGTTGGGCATTTTTACTTCTATTGCCTGTGCCATCCATTGCACCCTTTTACCCTTGCTGATCAGCAGCCTGCCTTTTCTGGGTATTGATATACTGGAAAATAAAGCCATAGAATGGGGCATGATCCTCCTGGCCCTGGTCTTTGGCTTCGTATCGCTTTATCATGGCTATTTGCATCACCATGGCAGCTATAAGCCGCTTGTTTTATTTGGCTGCGGTTTCCTGTTCCTGATCCTGAACCAGGTTTGGGAAGAGGCTTTTGTGTATCTCTTTATTCCCCTGTCGGCCCTCTTTATTATCAGTGCGCATCTACTGAATATTTATTATTGCCGCAACTGCACCCGTAAGAAGTCCGGAAAAACTAAAGAAAGCTGA
- a CDS encoding ABC transporter ATP-binding protein — protein sequence MIELKDLKKSFDEKPVLKGVSVVMDDGKCNLIIGSSGSGKTVLMKCMVGLFKPTSGNVLYDGADFVNLSDKEQKTIREKIGMLFQGGALFDSQTVEQNVMFPMDMFTNEKYSKKRERVKQVLDRVQLKEEAYKKFPSEISGGMQKRVALARAIVLNPKYLFCDEPNSGLDPQTSLVIDKLIHEITKEYDMTTIVNTHDMNSVMEIGDHIIYMHQGEKEWEGNNKEIIFSKNEKLNEFIFASEFLRDAKNMRTIQETGEIPKEVEAGIKDAIEEKLNVDLDGDGHIGDPGKADEPSEKKAPPKK from the coding sequence ATGATTGAACTGAAAGATCTGAAGAAGAGTTTTGATGAGAAGCCGGTCTTAAAGGGGGTAAGCGTTGTAATGGATGATGGAAAATGCAACCTCATTATTGGCAGCAGCGGAAGCGGCAAAACGGTTTTAATGAAATGCATGGTGGGGTTATTTAAACCCACATCGGGGAATGTATTATATGATGGTGCAGATTTTGTAAACCTCAGCGATAAAGAACAAAAAACGATCCGGGAAAAAATAGGAATGCTTTTCCAGGGCGGAGCGTTGTTTGACAGCCAGACAGTTGAACAGAATGTGATGTTCCCTATGGATATGTTTACCAATGAAAAGTATTCAAAAAAAAGAGAACGGGTAAAACAGGTGCTGGACCGTGTTCAGCTAAAGGAAGAAGCCTACAAAAAATTTCCGTCAGAAATAAGTGGGGGCATGCAGAAGCGGGTGGCGCTGGCACGTGCCATTGTGCTGAACCCCAAATATCTTTTTTGTGATGAGCCCAACTCCGGACTGGATCCGCAAACTTCCCTTGTGATCGATAAACTGATTCATGAAATCACAAAAGAGTATGATATGACAACGATCGTCAATACCCATGACATGAACAGCGTAATGGAAATAGGAGATCATATTATTTATATGCACCAGGGTGAAAAAGAATGGGAAGGCAATAATAAAGAGATTATTTTTAGTAAGAATGAAAAGCTGAACGAGTTCATTTTTGCGTCAGAATTTTTAAGGGATGCAAAAAATATGCGCACGATCCAGGAAACCGGAGAAATTCCCAAAGAAGTGGAAGCCGGCATCAAAGATGCAATAGAGGAAAAGCTGAATGTTGATCTTGACGGGGACGGGCATATTGGCGACCCGGGAAAAGCAGATGAGCCGTCTGAGAAAAAAGCCCCTCCAAAAAAATAA
- a CDS encoding NAD(P)/FAD-dependent oxidoreductase, with product MPESKHFDVIIIGGSYAGLSAAMALGRSLRNVLIIDSGLPCNRQTPHSHNFITQDGAPPEVIAEKARAQVLNYDTVKLHNDLAVSGTKTENGFAITTGSGVIFHAKKLIFATGIKDLMPGIKGFAACWGISVIHCPYCHGYEFRGQPTGILANGDRAFHIASLVNNLSNDITILTSGKAGFTEAQRTKLHKHSIRIIETPVTGIEHGNGHLKNVVFDDGSRMHFTAVYAVIPFTQHSDIPVSLGCELTEQGYIKTDSFQKTTVEGIFACGDNTSPMRSVANAVSAGNFAGAMANMELTNEQF from the coding sequence ATGCCAGAGAGTAAGCATTTTGACGTGATCATCATCGGCGGAAGCTATGCAGGGCTTTCTGCGGCAATGGCTTTGGGCCGTTCGCTTCGCAATGTGCTGATCATTGACAGCGGGTTACCCTGCAACAGGCAAACACCCCATTCGCACAATTTCATTACGCAGGATGGAGCACCCCCTGAGGTAATAGCGGAAAAAGCCAGGGCACAGGTATTGAACTATGACACTGTAAAACTCCATAATGATCTTGCTGTTAGTGGAACAAAAACGGAGAATGGCTTTGCGATCACTACCGGGTCAGGCGTCATCTTCCACGCAAAGAAGCTCATTTTTGCAACGGGTATCAAAGATCTGATGCCCGGTATAAAAGGGTTTGCTGCCTGCTGGGGCATTTCCGTAATCCATTGCCCCTACTGCCACGGCTATGAATTCCGCGGTCAGCCAACAGGCATTCTGGCAAACGGCGACCGGGCCTTTCATATTGCATCCCTCGTCAATAACCTCAGCAATGATATTACCATTTTAACTTCGGGCAAAGCCGGTTTCACTGAAGCCCAAAGGACTAAACTGCATAAGCATTCTATCAGGATCATAGAAACACCGGTCACCGGAATTGAGCACGGAAACGGTCATCTTAAAAATGTGGTCTTTGACGATGGCAGCAGGATGCACTTCACTGCGGTGTATGCTGTTATTCCGTTTACCCAGCATTCGGATATTCCCGTTTCGTTAGGTTGTGAGCTGACAGAACAGGGTTACATTAAAACAGACAGTTTTCAAAAAACAACTGTTGAAGGCATTTTTGCCTGCGGCGATAACACATCGCCCATGCGCTCTGTGGCCAATGCGGTTTCAGCAGGAAATTTTGCCGGTGCGATGGCCAATATGGAGTTGACAAATGAGCAATTCTAA
- a CDS encoding FAD-binding and (Fe-S)-binding domain-containing protein, which translates to MDLEQLEPFFSGELYYSNEYAHKAQKIVYATDASVYQEQPLAVAVPKNKKDLLALIRFANDHRVTLIPRAAGTSLAGQVVGNGIVVDTSKYFKRIIEVNTNERWVRLEPGIIRDDLNAFLKPYSLFFAPETSTASRAMIGGMIGNNSCGLHSIVWGDTRKHLLEATVLLSNGEEVVLKHYTAEAVRKKAIQDNLEGRIYSQLMNLLNDEANKTVIRNDYPKRSLTRRNTGYALDALQDELEQGKDGLNLCHLLAGSEGTLAFVTEAKLNLLPLPPAKDALVCIHCTSIIESLHANNVALRHLPMASELVDKYIMDFTKGHPVYDHNRFFIEGEPEALLMVEFMEDTDEALDGKTNRLIGDLKKQGLGYAYPVIKGTKTKLAWDIRKAGLGLIRNMPGDTQPVNLIEDCAVSPEDLPAYIADLQQLLAGYGLTASYYAHAGAGELHVEPMINLKTEEGKETFRNVLRDTVTLVKKYNGSLSGEHGDGRLRGEFIAAAMGEKVYSLLKQVKAVFDPDNIFNAGKIVDTPKMNEQLRYNPGHRQKKIVTIFDYTRQENILRLAEKCSGSGDCRKSHITGGTMCPSYMATLQEKDTTRARANVLRQFLTNASGENPFNHPEIKEVMDLCLSCKACKSECPSGVDIAKLKAEFLQHYYDANGVPFRSRLIAGFTRSQQVGIKMPAVYNAFVGNRFTSGVIKKIAGFAPKRSLPFVGRTTLRKWFQKYTEQQAQQFDRMVYLFCDEFTNYNDVEIGQTAIRLLNALGYGVMIPEHEESGRTWLSKGLVRKAQEIISGNVQQLSGRVTRECPLIGIEPSALLTFRDEAPDLVPAHLKDAARQLAANSLLIEEFLADEYEKGAIKEEQFTREKRTVKLHGHCYQKSFGIVPSVLKVLGIPVNYYVEAIPSGCCGMAGSFGYEKEHYEVSMKVGELVLLPAVRGAAPETIIAASGTSCRHQIKDGTGRKSLHPVEVLWEALKQ; encoded by the coding sequence ATGGATCTTGAACAGTTGGAACCGTTCTTCAGCGGGGAATTGTATTATAGTAATGAGTATGCGCATAAAGCGCAGAAGATCGTTTATGCCACAGACGCCTCTGTTTACCAGGAACAGCCCCTGGCGGTTGCTGTGCCAAAAAATAAAAAGGATCTGCTGGCATTGATCCGGTTTGCCAATGACCACAGGGTAACCCTGATTCCCCGCGCCGCAGGCACTTCCCTTGCCGGCCAGGTAGTAGGCAACGGTATTGTGGTAGACACTTCAAAGTATTTTAAAAGAATAATTGAAGTAAATACCAATGAACGATGGGTGCGCCTGGAACCCGGTATTATCCGGGATGACCTGAATGCGTTTTTAAAACCCTATAGTTTATTTTTTGCACCGGAAACCTCTACTGCCAGCCGTGCCATGATCGGGGGGATGATTGGTAATAACTCTTGCGGGCTGCATTCCATAGTATGGGGCGACACCAGAAAGCATTTGCTGGAAGCCACCGTGCTGCTGAGCAATGGTGAAGAAGTGGTGCTGAAGCACTATACTGCAGAAGCCGTTCGCAAAAAAGCAATACAGGATAATCTGGAAGGGCGTATTTATAGCCAACTGATGAATTTGCTGAATGACGAAGCTAATAAAACGGTCATTCGCAATGATTATCCCAAACGGTCCTTAACCCGCCGCAATACCGGTTATGCACTGGATGCCCTGCAGGATGAGCTGGAACAGGGTAAAGACGGATTGAACCTTTGTCACCTGTTAGCAGGTTCAGAGGGCACCCTGGCTTTTGTTACAGAAGCGAAGCTGAATTTGCTGCCGTTACCCCCGGCAAAAGATGCGCTGGTTTGCATCCATTGTACCTCCATTATAGAATCCCTGCACGCTAATAATGTTGCACTGCGGCATTTACCAATGGCGTCAGAACTGGTTGATAAATACATTATGGACTTTACCAAAGGGCATCCGGTTTATGATCATAACCGGTTTTTTATAGAAGGGGAGCCGGAAGCCCTGCTGATGGTGGAGTTTATGGAAGATACTGACGAAGCGTTGGATGGAAAAACCAACCGGCTGATCGGGGACTTAAAAAAACAGGGACTGGGCTATGCTTATCCGGTTATTAAAGGGACTAAAACCAAACTGGCCTGGGATATCCGTAAGGCGGGGCTGGGGCTGATCCGGAATATGCCGGGTGACACACAACCGGTGAATCTGATTGAGGATTGTGCCGTATCGCCGGAAGATTTACCGGCTTATATTGCAGATCTACAGCAGTTGCTGGCGGGGTACGGCCTAACGGCTTCTTATTATGCGCATGCCGGAGCGGGCGAATTGCATGTAGAGCCCATGATCAATCTGAAAACAGAAGAAGGAAAAGAAACGTTCAGGAATGTATTGAGAGATACCGTTACGCTGGTGAAGAAATATAACGGATCCCTCAGTGGTGAGCACGGCGACGGGCGTTTGCGCGGGGAATTTATTGCTGCTGCCATGGGGGAGAAGGTGTACAGCTTACTGAAGCAGGTAAAGGCTGTTTTTGACCCGGATAATATTTTCAATGCAGGCAAAATTGTAGATACGCCTAAAATGAATGAGCAGCTGCGTTATAATCCCGGCCACCGGCAAAAGAAAATAGTAACAATTTTTGATTATACCCGCCAGGAAAATATCCTGCGCCTGGCGGAGAAATGTTCCGGTTCGGGCGATTGCCGTAAATCGCATATAACCGGTGGCACCATGTGCCCGTCGTATATGGCCACCTTGCAGGAAAAAGATACCACGCGTGCCCGGGCCAATGTGCTCCGGCAGTTTTTGACAAACGCATCAGGAGAGAATCCGTTCAATCACCCGGAAATAAAAGAGGTAATGGATCTTTGCCTGAGCTGCAAGGCCTGTAAGTCGGAATGTCCGTCCGGAGTGGATATCGCCAAACTGAAAGCAGAATTTTTACAGCACTACTATGATGCCAATGGGGTGCCGTTCCGCTCCCGGCTGATTGCCGGTTTCACCAGATCGCAACAGGTTGGTATAAAGATGCCGGCAGTGTATAATGCTTTTGTGGGTAACCGGTTTACATCGGGAGTCATTAAAAAGATAGCAGGGTTTGCGCCAAAACGTTCCCTGCCTTTTGTAGGAAGAACCACGCTCCGGAAATGGTTTCAGAAATATACAGAGCAACAGGCACAGCAGTTTGACCGTATGGTATACCTGTTTTGCGATGAATTTACCAATTACAATGATGTGGAGATCGGTCAAACGGCCATACGGCTTTTAAACGCATTGGGCTATGGGGTTATGATTCCCGAGCATGAAGAAAGCGGCCGTACCTGGCTGTCAAAAGGGCTGGTGCGCAAGGCACAGGAAATTATCAGTGGTAATGTACAACAACTTTCAGGGCGGGTAACCCGGGAGTGCCCATTAATTGGTATTGAGCCCAGTGCGCTGCTCACTTTCCGGGATGAGGCGCCGGACCTGGTGCCTGCTCATTTAAAAGATGCTGCCCGGCAATTGGCTGCAAACAGTCTTTTAATTGAAGAGTTCCTGGCTGATGAATATGAAAAAGGTGCCATAAAGGAAGAGCAGTTCACCCGGGAAAAACGGACCGTGAAACTGCACGGGCATTGTTACCAGAAATCATTTGGTATTGTACCGTCTGTACTAAAAGTGCTGGGCATTCCTGTAAATTATTATGTGGAAGCCATCCCCTCCGGCTGCTGTGGCATGGCCGGTTCTTTCGGCTATGAGAAAGAACATTATGAGGTATCTATGAAAGTAGGAGAGCTGGTGCTTCTGCCGGCTGTAAGAGGTGCTGCTCCGGAAACCATTATTGCTGCATCAGGAACCAGTTGCCGCCACCAGATAAAGGACGGAACCGGGCGAAAAAGCCTGCACCCGGTGGAAGTGCTGTGGGAAGCGTTGAAACAATAG
- a CDS encoding MlaE family ABC transporter permease, with amino-acid sequence MRILKEFGEFIKMAGGMFRKPESVKMYWKQFMIQCNDIGIGSLGIICIISVFIGAVSTLQTAYQLVSPIIPKSTIAQVVRDTVILEFAPTLSCIVLCGVVGSKIASELGNMRVSEQIDALEIMGINTKGYLILPKILAGLITIPLLIMLAMILGIWGGRLAGTAAGIIDPAIFDSGLVMGFKAYNVYFALIKSIVFAFIITAIPAFYGYNVKGGALEIGHSSTRAVVVSCVLLLLADYVLSALLL; translated from the coding sequence TTGAGAATATTAAAAGAGTTCGGGGAGTTTATTAAAATGGCCGGCGGCATGTTTCGCAAGCCGGAAAGTGTTAAAATGTACTGGAAGCAGTTTATGATCCAGTGCAATGATATCGGCATTGGCTCGCTGGGCATTATTTGTATTATATCTGTTTTTATCGGAGCGGTGTCTACCCTGCAAACAGCTTACCAGCTGGTTTCTCCCATTATCCCTAAATCGACCATTGCCCAGGTTGTACGGGATACGGTTATTCTTGAATTTGCACCTACTTTAAGCTGTATTGTCCTTTGTGGCGTGGTGGGCAGTAAAATAGCCAGTGAGCTGGGCAATATGCGGGTAAGTGAGCAGATTGATGCGCTGGAGATCATGGGCATTAATACCAAGGGGTACCTGATCCTGCCTAAAATTCTGGCCGGCCTTATTACGATTCCTTTACTGATTATGCTGGCAATGATCCTGGGTATCTGGGGCGGACGCCTGGCGGGCACGGCAGCGGGCATTATTGACCCTGCAATTTTTGATTCCGGTCTTGTAATGGGCTTTAAGGCCTACAACGTTTATTTTGCGCTTATTAAAAGTATTGTATTTGCATTTATCATTACTGCCATTCCGGCTTTTTATGGCTATAATGTAAAAGGTGGTGCCCTGGAAATTGGTCACAGCAGCACAAGGGCCGTAGTTGTTTCCTGCGTATTATTATTACTGGCAGATTATGTGCTTTCTGCTTTGCTTTTGTAA
- a CDS encoding response regulator — protein sequence MKTGKEIFIVDDDSIHRLLMSKLFARQNKGYKLDFFENGQKAMDVLETAIADNPSGIPDIILLDIEMPVMNGWQFMNKYRLLPPEIKDRISVYMVSSSFSDEDQERVKSYPEIVDYIVKPLRIEKIIELMN from the coding sequence ATGAAAACAGGAAAGGAAATATTTATTGTAGATGATGATTCGATTCACCGGCTTTTAATGAGCAAACTTTTTGCACGGCAAAATAAAGGATATAAGCTGGATTTCTTTGAGAATGGCCAGAAAGCCATGGATGTATTGGAAACGGCCATTGCAGACAATCCTTCCGGGATACCGGATATTATTTTACTCGATATCGAAATGCCGGTTATGAATGGCTGGCAGTTTATGAATAAATACCGGTTGCTGCCGCCGGAAATTAAAGACCGGATCAGTGTTTACATGGTCAGCTCTTCTTTTTCTGATGAGGACCAGGAACGCGTAAAGTCTTATCCTGAAATTGTGGACTACATCGTTAAGCCGCTCCGTATTGAAAAAATAATTGAGCTGATGAATTAG